The stretch of DNA CAAGGGTGGGCTCAAAGGGTACGGCCTGCATATAGTGGAGCACATGGTGGGGCCGCCAGGGTTCCTGGGGCGTCCCGTCGGGCTCGAAGGTCTCAACACGCCGTAGTCCGGCCAGGAATAGCGCCGAAGCCGCCAGACGAGCCGCAGCGCCATGATCAGGATGGCGGCATGCCGGTGCATTAATGAGCACGATATGGGGCCGATAGCGCCGCACAGCCTGCACAACGGCCAGCCGTTGCTCCCAGGAGTCTTCCAGGCGTCCATCGGGTAATCCCAGGTTTTCGCGTGCAGCCAGCCCGATGATACGGCCGGCCTCGAAAGCCTCCTGCAGGCGTCCTTCCGGTGTGCCGCGTGACCCCAGCTCGCCTCGCGTAAAATCCACGATACCTACCCGATAGCCCTGCCGCACCAGCAGGCACAACGTACCTCCCGCACACAGCTCTACGTCGTCAGGATGGGCTGCCAGCGCCAGGACGTCAAGGGGCCGGCCGCGCTCCGGATCCTCAATGAGCACTACGCGCCGATCTTCCATATGCGTTCCTGGCCAATTAGCTTACCACGAAGTTGATGATGCGACCCGGCACATAAATGGCTCGCCGGATCGTCTTGCCGTCAATGTAACGGGCCACGTTCGCGTGCTGACGCGCAATTGCCAGGGCCGTTTCCTGGTCAGCCTCGGCCGGAATGCGCACGGTTGCCCGTACCTTGCCGTTCACCTGCACGGCAATCTCCACTTCTTCCACCTTCAGATAGGCCTCGTTGACCGCAGGCCATGGCTCATAGGCCAGCGACTGGGTATGGCCCAGACGCTCCCAGAGCTCCTCAGCAATATGCGGGGCAAAGGGACTGAGCATAAGCACGAACGGCTCGGCGATAGCGCGGGGGAACGTGTCCCACCGGTTGGCTTCGTTGACGAACTCCATCATTGCGGCAATCGCCGTGTTGAAGCGCATGGCCTCGATGTCGTCCGTCACCCGGCGGAGCGTCTGGTGCAACACGCGAAGCTGCACGCGCGTGGGCTCGCCTTCATCTACCCGGAGCGTACCATCTTCGCTGTTGATGTAAAGCCGCCAGACCCGGTTCAGGAAGCGGTGGACTCCTT from Rhodothermus sp. encodes:
- the bshB1 gene encoding bacillithiol biosynthesis deacetylase BshB1, with amino-acid sequence MEDRRVVLIEDPERGRPLDVLALAAHPDDVELCAGGTLCLLVRQGYRVGIVDFTRGELGSRGTPEGRLQEAFEAGRIIGLAARENLGLPDGRLEDSWEQRLAVVQAVRRYRPHIVLINAPACRHPDHGAAARLAASALFLAGLRRVETFEPDGTPQEPWRPHHVLHYMQAVPFEPTLVVDVTEVWPQRLEALRAFRSQFYHPAYEADDEEPETFVSNPAFLQWIEARARTYGYQIGATYGEPFLYRHGPVGVTDLMAVLRHEKPYR